One genomic window of Polyangium aurulentum includes the following:
- a CDS encoding metallophosphoesterase — protein MTGIGWLHLSDLRVRFHGSLWQRPRFREALERDLRSLHERSGPWDLLLVSGDLASSGSETEYGMVVPGLASLMDFIISLGSSPTLLAVPGNHDLVRTSPEAVPSNAQWHADEALREAFWDNADHPFRQAVQLAFGPFTGWQGFWADEHPTRDQGIVIRRGLLPGDFSARIIKDGGRFGIVGMNTAFLEVSEHSAYGLLDLDRRQTEPATGGTGEWADGNSASILLTHHDPDALHPRARAELEDVIAPPGRFVLHLCGGRRRSRSPVRARHALVFAAHPFSGAIDPGAERGYAAGRLELRGAEARVRIWPRSLSFADREPVFIAEPGAEFGHEEAIERSIFRSTATRTTRAFVAPRNLEGIALADTIEAESAAARMANDEPPSSEDPSEIHSRTTITTPMRAPVPDVPSSSRSATIPVPSSAPMRAPAPASAPAPPMSTVPPTRASRRREERIPGVHRERLLHTDMAINRLVFSPAGDALALGLANGHLLVHEVRTGALRFTAEAHGSAVLDVCYAPSGERIATRARDEVRLWDARSGALVWTFDLRDGGGERLAWSARGILAAGAANGTILLFDATTFAQIGSIDHGLPPEGLHRLAFSPDGALLASTGPEDGLIVLSEIHDGKARMARAAEVHALAALDIAFHPGSRLVASASRDRTVVVWDAVTGARVAQIEGHTHVVVGVAFSADGRLLASKSYDSTIALHRTDTWERVARILEPMPLLGRAGIAFAPGGRSMLATTGAGDRGVRLWSIDVDALLRAPPNAATVHSTTAKVVLVGEGRAGKSCLALRLAEDRYEELAATHGMRFWPIPAELLDPAASAPTNERREVVLWDLGGQEEYRLIHQLFLRDTTVALLVLEPGRGQPALDEIEVWNERLAARAGATAPLRKILVGTKVDDEHAPVDAGALERLGSRIGSNAYVQTSAKQARGVEELRAAIASAIDWSALGTTTRTSLFQRIREHVQDARTNHRVVLTLPELEAEIRDREAEAFDPAAVSTVVTQLARQGLVADTHLSDGTRALVLDVEAVERYAGSLILLARDNPHGVPALDTAAVLAPSARFPRIRPEERLRRDQELVTLDCVIELLLEHGICFRHEGLLVFPSLFPASDAEPSGPAEHAVSLYYELSGPVDNIYASVVAALAMSRHFGPVRLYGGRADFGRPGEGFSELRKVVGPPVRGRGIAQLEIRFDPVTPEGTRQLFVSFIEDHLRETGVRFLEKLGVTCTCGHVFAEDVVRQRLFAGQSDIGCPACDARTALLAGAAEAKAKNPDLARQIWGMRNDIRERLAESVAETKIGRPTRTSLTPEPIRILHLSDLHISESDDPDSLLQPLVTDLRDRVEGLALERLDALVVSGDLTNCASPAELERARQFISALVREFGLTAEKCVIVPGNHDLDWDTEVYASKKRRKVDVSSLAAGTYREQGDIVLVRDEARYGERFRNFSQHLHHPLFQREYPLAPEAQCAPVLLPEARVQFFAMSSAWEIDEYFPGRASIHEGALSRGLHEAQRQLERARESGALAPGADVLRIAVFHHPVTGNEKIQDDAFLDRLRQADVRVCLHGHVHEDRPDVVNYLHPVRRLHVVGAGSFGAPAHHRPESVPRLYNMVEIDRDLRKMRVHTRQKRRAGGAWEGWAAWPGTSAGERRTFYDVPFR, from the coding sequence GTGACGGGGATCGGGTGGCTGCATCTTTCGGATCTGCGTGTCCGGTTCCACGGATCGCTGTGGCAAAGGCCGAGGTTCCGCGAGGCGCTCGAGCGCGATCTGCGCTCCTTGCACGAGCGGAGCGGGCCCTGGGATCTGCTCCTCGTCTCGGGCGATCTCGCCTCGAGCGGCAGCGAGACCGAATACGGCATGGTCGTGCCGGGCCTCGCCTCGCTGATGGATTTCATCATCTCGCTCGGCTCGAGCCCCACCCTGCTCGCCGTGCCCGGCAACCACGATCTCGTGCGCACCTCGCCCGAGGCCGTGCCCTCGAACGCGCAATGGCACGCGGACGAGGCGCTGCGCGAGGCGTTCTGGGACAACGCCGATCACCCCTTCCGCCAGGCCGTGCAGCTCGCCTTCGGCCCCTTCACGGGCTGGCAGGGCTTCTGGGCCGACGAGCACCCGACGCGCGATCAAGGGATCGTGATCCGCCGCGGCCTTTTGCCCGGCGACTTTTCGGCCCGCATCATCAAGGACGGCGGGCGCTTCGGCATCGTCGGCATGAACACGGCCTTCCTCGAGGTCTCCGAGCACAGCGCGTACGGGCTGCTCGACCTCGACCGGCGACAGACCGAGCCGGCCACGGGCGGCACGGGCGAATGGGCGGACGGCAACTCGGCCTCGATCCTGCTCACCCACCACGACCCCGACGCCTTGCACCCGCGCGCGCGCGCCGAGCTCGAGGACGTCATCGCGCCCCCTGGGCGCTTCGTCCTGCACCTGTGCGGCGGGCGCCGCCGATCGCGCTCGCCGGTCCGCGCCCGCCACGCGCTCGTCTTCGCCGCGCACCCCTTCTCGGGCGCCATCGATCCCGGCGCCGAGCGCGGCTATGCCGCCGGCCGCCTCGAGCTGCGCGGCGCCGAGGCGCGCGTGCGCATCTGGCCTCGCTCGCTCAGCTTCGCCGACCGCGAGCCCGTCTTCATCGCCGAGCCGGGCGCCGAGTTCGGCCACGAGGAGGCCATCGAGCGCTCGATCTTCCGGTCGACCGCCACGCGCACGACGCGCGCCTTCGTGGCCCCGCGCAACCTCGAGGGCATCGCGCTCGCCGACACCATCGAGGCCGAGTCCGCCGCCGCCCGCATGGCCAACGACGAGCCGCCGTCGAGCGAAGATCCCTCCGAGATCCACTCGCGCACGACCATCACCACGCCCATGCGCGCGCCCGTCCCCGATGTGCCGTCGTCCTCCCGCTCGGCCACGATCCCCGTGCCCTCGTCGGCGCCCATGCGCGCGCCGGCCCCGGCCTCGGCGCCCGCGCCTCCCATGTCCACCGTCCCGCCCACGCGCGCCTCGAGGCGCAGGGAGGAGCGCATCCCCGGCGTGCACCGCGAGCGGCTCTTGCACACCGACATGGCCATCAATCGCCTCGTGTTCTCCCCCGCCGGAGACGCGCTCGCGCTCGGGCTCGCCAACGGCCATCTGCTCGTCCACGAGGTGCGCACGGGCGCGCTGCGCTTCACCGCAGAGGCCCACGGATCGGCCGTGCTCGATGTCTGCTACGCGCCCTCCGGCGAGCGCATCGCCACCCGCGCCCGGGACGAGGTGCGGCTGTGGGACGCGAGGAGCGGCGCGCTCGTCTGGACCTTCGATCTGCGCGACGGCGGCGGCGAGCGCCTCGCCTGGTCGGCGCGCGGCATCCTCGCCGCGGGCGCCGCGAACGGCACGATCCTCCTCTTCGACGCGACCACCTTCGCGCAGATCGGATCCATCGATCATGGCCTGCCGCCCGAGGGGCTCCACCGCCTCGCCTTCTCGCCCGACGGCGCGCTGCTCGCCTCCACCGGCCCCGAGGACGGCCTCATCGTGCTCAGCGAGATCCACGACGGCAAGGCGCGCATGGCGCGGGCCGCCGAGGTCCACGCCCTCGCCGCGCTCGACATCGCGTTCCACCCGGGCTCGCGCCTCGTCGCCTCCGCCTCGCGCGATCGCACCGTCGTCGTCTGGGACGCGGTCACGGGCGCGCGCGTCGCGCAGATCGAGGGCCACACGCACGTCGTCGTCGGCGTCGCCTTCTCGGCCGACGGCCGCCTGCTCGCGTCGAAATCGTACGACAGCACGATCGCCCTGCACCGCACCGACACCTGGGAGCGCGTCGCGCGCATCCTCGAGCCCATGCCGCTGCTCGGGCGCGCCGGCATCGCCTTCGCGCCCGGAGGCCGCTCCATGCTCGCCACCACGGGCGCCGGCGATCGCGGCGTCAGGCTCTGGTCGATCGACGTCGACGCCCTCCTGCGCGCCCCGCCGAACGCGGCCACCGTCCACTCCACCACGGCCAAGGTCGTCCTCGTCGGCGAGGGGCGCGCCGGCAAGAGCTGCCTCGCCCTGCGCCTCGCCGAGGATCGCTACGAAGAGCTCGCCGCCACGCACGGCATGCGCTTCTGGCCCATCCCGGCCGAGCTGCTCGATCCGGCCGCCTCCGCCCCCACGAACGAGCGCCGCGAGGTCGTCCTGTGGGATCTCGGCGGACAGGAGGAGTACCGGCTCATCCATCAGCTCTTTTTGCGCGACACCACCGTCGCGCTCCTCGTGCTCGAGCCAGGCCGCGGGCAGCCCGCGCTCGACGAGATCGAGGTCTGGAACGAGCGGCTCGCCGCGCGCGCGGGGGCCACGGCGCCGCTGCGCAAGATCCTCGTCGGCACCAAGGTCGACGACGAGCACGCGCCCGTCGACGCGGGGGCCCTCGAGCGGCTCGGCAGCCGCATCGGCTCGAACGCGTACGTGCAGACGAGCGCCAAGCAGGCGCGCGGGGTCGAGGAGCTGCGCGCGGCGATCGCCTCCGCCATCGACTGGAGCGCCCTCGGCACGACGACCCGCACGAGCCTGTTCCAGCGCATCCGCGAGCACGTGCAAGATGCCCGGACCAACCACCGGGTCGTCCTCACGCTGCCCGAGCTCGAGGCCGAGATCCGCGACCGCGAGGCCGAGGCTTTCGATCCCGCCGCGGTCTCCACCGTCGTCACGCAGCTCGCCCGCCAGGGCCTCGTCGCCGACACGCACCTGTCGGACGGCACGCGCGCGCTCGTCCTCGACGTCGAGGCCGTCGAGCGTTACGCGGGCTCGCTCATCCTGCTCGCGCGCGACAACCCCCACGGCGTGCCCGCGCTCGACACGGCCGCCGTCCTCGCCCCGAGCGCGCGTTTCCCGCGCATCCGCCCCGAAGAGCGCCTCCGCCGCGATCAGGAGCTGGTCACGCTCGATTGCGTGATCGAGCTGCTCCTCGAGCACGGCATCTGCTTCCGTCACGAGGGCCTGCTCGTCTTCCCCTCGCTCTTCCCCGCCTCCGACGCCGAGCCCTCCGGCCCCGCCGAGCACGCGGTCTCGCTCTACTACGAGCTTTCGGGCCCGGTCGACAACATCTACGCCTCGGTCGTCGCGGCCCTCGCCATGAGCCGTCATTTCGGCCCCGTGCGCCTCTACGGCGGCCGGGCCGATTTCGGCCGCCCGGGCGAGGGTTTCTCCGAGCTGCGCAAGGTGGTCGGCCCGCCCGTGCGCGGCCGGGGCATCGCGCAGCTCGAGATCCGCTTCGATCCCGTCACGCCCGAGGGCACGCGCCAGCTCTTCGTCAGCTTCATCGAGGATCACCTTCGCGAGACGGGCGTCAGGTTCCTCGAGAAGCTCGGCGTCACCTGCACCTGCGGCCACGTCTTCGCCGAGGACGTCGTGCGGCAGCGCCTCTTCGCGGGGCAGAGCGACATCGGCTGCCCGGCTTGCGACGCGCGCACCGCCCTGCTCGCCGGAGCGGCCGAGGCCAAGGCGAAGAACCCCGATCTCGCGCGGCAGATCTGGGGCATGCGCAACGACATTCGCGAGCGGCTCGCCGAGAGCGTCGCCGAGACCAAGATCGGCCGCCCCACGCGCACGTCGCTCACGCCCGAGCCGATCCGCATCCTGCACCTTTCCGATCTGCACATCTCGGAGAGCGACGACCCCGACAGCCTCTTGCAGCCGCTCGTCACCGACCTGCGCGACCGGGTCGAGGGCCTCGCGCTCGAGCGCCTCGACGCGCTCGTCGTCTCGGGCGATCTCACCAACTGCGCGAGCCCCGCCGAGCTCGAGCGCGCGCGGCAGTTCATCTCGGCGCTCGTCCGCGAATTCGGGCTCACGGCCGAGAAATGCGTGATCGTCCCGGGGAACCACGATCTCGACTGGGACACGGAGGTCTACGCGTCGAAGAAGCGGCGCAAGGTCGACGTCTCCTCGCTCGCGGCGGGGACCTATCGCGAGCAGGGCGACATCGTCCTCGTGCGCGACGAGGCCCGCTATGGCGAGCGTTTCCGCAATTTCTCGCAGCACCTGCACCACCCCCTCTTCCAGCGCGAGTATCCGCTCGCGCCCGAGGCGCAATGCGCGCCCGTGCTCCTGCCCGAGGCGCGCGTGCAGTTCTTCGCGATGAGCTCGGCCTGGGAGATCGACGAATACTTCCCCGGGCGCGCGAGCATCCACGAGGGCGCCCTCTCGCGCGGCTTGCACGAGGCCCAAAGGCAGCTCGAGCGGGCCCGCGAGAGCGGCGCGCTCGCCCCCGGCGCGGACGTCCTGCGGATTGCCGTCTTCCATCACCCCGTGACGGGCAACGAGAAGATCCAGGACGACGCTTTCCTCGACCGGCTGCGCCAGGCGGACGTGCGGGTTTGCTTGCACGGCCATGTCCACGAGGATCGGCCCGATGTGGTGAATTACCTCCACCCGGTCCGGCGGCTGCACGTGGTGGGCGCGGGCAGCTTCGGCGCGCCCGCGCATCACCGGCCCGAGTCGGTGCCCCGGCTCTACAACATGGTCGAGATCGACCGTGATCTGCGCAAAATGCGCGTCCACACGCGCCAGAAGCGGCGCGCGGGCGGCGCGTGGGAGGGCTGGGCCGCGTGGCCGGGCACATCTGCGGGCGAACGGCGGACGTTCTACGATGTGCCGTTCCGCTGA